A stretch of Helicobacter pylori DNA encodes these proteins:
- the tlyA gene encoding 23S rRNA (cytidine-2'-O)-methyltransferase TlyA — MRLDYALFNQHLANSREKAKALVLKNQVLVNKIVVSKPSFIVKEGDQIELIAPNLFVSRAGEKLGIFLEDHFIDFKEKVVLDVGASKGGFSQVALLKGAKKVLCVDVGKMQLDESLRNDTRIECYEECDIRGFKTPETIDLVLCDVSFISLYCILEAILPLSGEFLALFKPQFEVGRAVKRNKKGVVMDKEAILNALENFKNHLKTKDFQILKIQESLVKGKNGNVEFFIHFKRA; from the coding sequence ATGCGCCTAGATTACGCCCTATTCAACCAGCATTTAGCGAATAGCAGAGAAAAAGCTAAAGCGTTGGTTTTAAAAAATCAGGTTTTAGTCAATAAAATAGTGGTTTCTAAACCCTCTTTTATCGTTAAAGAGGGTGATCAAATTGAACTCATCGCTCCAAATTTATTCGTTAGCAGGGCTGGGGAAAAATTAGGGATTTTTTTAGAAGATCACTTTATAGATTTTAAAGAAAAGGTGGTTTTAGATGTGGGAGCGAGCAAGGGGGGCTTTAGTCAAGTGGCTCTTTTAAAAGGGGCCAAAAAGGTGCTTTGCGTGGATGTGGGGAAAATGCAATTAGATGAAAGTTTGAGAAACGATACACGCATAGAATGTTACGAAGAATGCGATATTAGAGGGTTTAAAACGCCAGAAACAATTGATTTAGTGCTTTGTGATGTGAGCTTTATTTCTTTATATTGTATTTTGGAAGCGATTTTGCCTTTAAGCGGTGAATTTTTAGCGCTTTTCAAACCGCAATTTGAAGTGGGCAGAGCAGTAAAACGCAATAAAAAGGGGGTGGTGATGGATAAAGAAGCCATTTTAAACGCTTTAGAAAACTTTAAAAACCATTTAAAAACAAAGGATTTTCAAATCTTAAAGATCCAAGAAAGCTTAGTGAAAGGGAAAAACGGGAATGTTGAATTTTTTATCCATTTCAAGCGAGCATGA
- the pyrB gene encoding aspartate carbamoyltransferase, giving the protein MPKKCRHLLQTSDLSLDEIKLLLNKASVYANDFNAVSLETKEKMHNKIIVALFFENSTRTVSSFEIASLRLGAKIVKLNMQTSSTSKGETLIDTFKNIHAMQPDAIITRHAFSSAPFKLAEFSQCPLINAGSGTSAHPTQALLDLFTLYQHFGSLENLKGKKIAFIGDVKNSRVANSNIKLLQRLGLEIMLCAPSSMLPSVSLKTTHNVEEAIGFADILMSLRTQTERHNAPIFASLKDYGNAYCITQKRLDDHAKNKEVIILHPGPVHRDIDIESAVLENKRSKVLEQVKNGVAMRMAVLEFLLIN; this is encoded by the coding sequence ATGCCAAAAAAATGCCGACACTTGCTCCAAACCAGCGATTTAAGCCTAGATGAAATCAAGCTTTTATTGAACAAAGCGAGCGTTTATGCGAACGATTTTAACGCCGTATCTTTAGAAACGAAAGAAAAAATGCACAATAAAATCATCGTGGCGTTATTTTTTGAAAATTCCACCAGAACGGTGTCTAGTTTTGAAATCGCAAGCCTAAGGTTGGGGGCAAAAATAGTGAAATTAAACATGCAAACGAGCTCCACTTCAAAGGGTGAAACCCTAATAGACACTTTCAAAAATATCCATGCCATGCAGCCTGACGCTATCATCACACGGCATGCTTTTTCAAGCGCACCTTTTAAATTAGCTGAATTTTCACAATGCCCCTTGATTAACGCAGGAAGCGGCACAAGCGCTCACCCTACCCAAGCGTTATTAGATTTGTTCACCCTTTATCAGCATTTTGGCAGTTTGGAAAATTTAAAAGGGAAGAAAATCGCTTTCATAGGCGATGTGAAAAATTCAAGAGTGGCTAATAGCAACATTAAATTGCTCCAAAGGCTAGGGCTTGAGATCATGCTGTGCGCTCCAAGCTCCATGCTCCCTAGCGTTTCTTTAAAAACGACGCATAACGTTGAAGAAGCGATAGGATTTGCTGACATTTTAATGAGTTTGAGGACCCAAACCGAACGGCACAACGCGCCCATTTTTGCGAGCTTGAAAGATTACGGCAACGCTTATTGCATCACCCAAAAACGCCTAGACGATCACGCTAAAAATAAAGAGGTCATTATTTTACACCCAGGCCCGGTGCATAGGGATATTGATATAGAAAGCGCGGTGTTAGAAAACAAGCGATCTAAAGTTTTAGAGCAAGTCAAAAATGGCGTGGCAATGCGCATGGCGGTGTTGGAGTTTTTATTAATAAATTAA
- the hofB gene encoding outer membrane beta-barrel protein HofB has translation MKNSAPLKNKVFCGLYVLSLNASVQAFDYKIEVLAESFSKVGFNKKKIDIARGIYPTETFVTAVGQGNIYADFLSKGLKDQGHVLEGKVGGTLGGVAYDDTKFNQGGSVIYNYIGYWDGYLGGKRALLDGTSIHECALGSDGKVIDSIACGNARANKIRRNYLMNNAFLEYRYKDIFTAKGGRYQSNAPYMSGYTQGFEISAKVKDKNEASHKLWWFSSWGRAFAYGEWIYDFYSPRTVIKNGRTLNYGIHLVNYTYERKGISVSPFFQFSPGTYYSPGVAVGYDSNPNFNGVGFRSETKAYILLPVHAPLRRDTYRYAVKAGTAGQSLLIRQRFDYNEFNFGGAFYKVWKNANAYIGTTGNPLGIDFWTNSVYDIGQALSHVVTADAVSGWVFGGGVHKKWLWGTLWRWTSGTLANEASAAVNVGYKISKSLTASVKLEYLGVMTHSGFTVGSYRPTPGSKALYSDRSHLMTTLSAKF, from the coding sequence ATGAAAAATAGCGCGCCTTTAAAGAATAAAGTTTTTTGTGGTTTATACGTTTTGAGTTTGAACGCTTCTGTGCAAGCGTTTGATTATAAAATTGAAGTTTTGGCGGAGTCCTTTTCTAAAGTTGGCTTTAATAAAAAAAAGATTGACATAGCTAGGGGGATTTATCCTACAGAGACTTTTGTAACCGCTGTAGGTCAGGGCAATATTTATGCGGATTTTTTATCCAAAGGCCTTAAAGATCAAGGGCATGTTTTAGAGGGAAAAGTCGGCGGCACGCTAGGAGGGGTCGCTTATGATGACACCAAATTCAATCAAGGCGGATCGGTTATTTATAACTACATCGGTTATTGGGATGGCTATTTAGGGGGTAAAAGAGCCTTGCTTGATGGCACGAGTATCCATGAGTGCGCGCTTGGATCTGATGGCAAGGTGATTGATTCTATAGCATGCGGGAACGCTAGGGCTAATAAAATCCGCCGTAATTATTTGATGAATAACGCTTTTTTAGAATACCGCTATAAGGATATTTTTACGGCTAAAGGAGGGCGTTATCAATCTAATGCTCCTTATATGAGCGGTTACACGCAAGGCTTTGAAATCAGCGCTAAAGTTAAGGATAAAAATGAAGCAAGCCACAAATTATGGTGGTTTAGCTCATGGGGTAGGGCGTTCGCTTATGGGGAGTGGATTTATGATTTTTACTCTCCAAGAACCGTGATTAAAAACGGGCGCACTCTAAATTATGGTATCCATTTAGTGAACTACACTTATGAAAGAAAAGGAATTAGCGTCAGCCCTTTTTTCCAATTTTCGCCTGGGACCTATTATAGCCCTGGGGTGGCTGTAGGCTATGATAGTAACCCTAATTTCAATGGCGTGGGCTTTAGATCCGAAACGAAAGCTTATATTTTGCTCCCTGTCCATGCCCCCTTAAGAAGGGATACTTATCGTTACGCTGTGAAAGCTGGTACTGCTGGGCAAAGCTTGCTCATTAGGCAACGATTTGATTACAATGAATTTAATTTCGGAGGAGCGTTTTATAAAGTGTGGAAAAACGCAAACGCTTACATCGGCACGACAGGAAACCCTTTAGGCATTGATTTTTGGACCAATAGCGTTTATGATATAGGGCAAGCCTTAAGCCATGTGGTAACCGCTGATGCCGTCTCTGGCTGGGTTTTTGGTGGGGGCGTGCATAAAAAGTGGCTGTGGGGGACTTTATGGCGTTGGACTAGCGGCACTTTAGCCAATGAAGCGAGCGCGGCTGTTAATGTGGGCTATAAGATCAGTAAGAGTTTGACAGCGAGTGTGAAATTAGAATATTTGGGCGTGATGACGCATTCAGGCTTTACGGTAGGGAGTTACAGACCCACGCCCGGCTCTAAAGCGCTTTATTCAGACAGGAGCCATTTGATGACAACCCTTAGCGCTAAATTCTAA
- a CDS encoding ABC transporter ATP-binding protein, producing the protein MKLFFRRYSKYLKEHYKSFIVVLFSSLVVALSTAWGTYLVKPTLDEIFINKDTHMLKILPFLVILAYLGKSGGMYLGTYFTNFIGLDIVKKIRNTMLESLLKMEMDFFNRTKKGELIARITNDIGLIRASLSNYLSESLREGLTIVGLVGVVIYQSPKLALVGLVIMPLAAIPISKIIRKVKKLAKAHQESNAKITARLSEVFNNVEAIKISNGEKLEHKAFVKENEAFFKIGIKNIAVAEISSPLMEFLGSIAIALVIYLGGNEVIRGHISVGAFFSFITALFMLYTPIKRLTRIVSNFQEALVASDRIHEILEREPVIIDGELTLDNAIHTIEFKKVWLAYALDNQERYVLSDISLKFQQNEIIALKGESGSGKSSLVNLILRLYEPSKGEIFINDQKIESITQKSLREKISVVTQRVFIFNGSVAENVAYGLEIDEVKIKECLKKAQALDFVEKMPHGIESVLDEFGANLSGGQRQRIAIARALYKDAQVLIFDEATSALDNNTEESVKQSILELKQNRLIILISHNPSTLKLATKHVKLEHGRLIEC; encoded by the coding sequence TTGAAACTCTTTTTCAGGCGGTATTCTAAATACCTTAAAGAGCATTATAAAAGTTTTATAGTGGTTTTATTTTCTTCTTTGGTGGTGGCTTTAAGCACGGCTTGGGGGACTTATTTAGTCAAGCCCACTTTAGATGAAATTTTTATCAATAAAGACACTCACATGCTCAAAATCCTGCCTTTTTTAGTGATTTTGGCGTATTTGGGTAAGAGTGGGGGCATGTATTTAGGCACTTATTTCACCAATTTCATTGGGCTTGATATTGTCAAAAAAATACGCAACACCATGTTAGAAAGCCTTCTCAAAATGGAAATGGATTTTTTTAATAGGACGAAAAAGGGCGAATTGATCGCAAGGATCACCAATGATATAGGTTTGATTAGAGCGAGTTTGTCCAATTACCTTTCAGAGAGCCTAAGAGAGGGACTAACCATTGTTGGATTAGTGGGGGTGGTGATCTATCAAAGCCCTAAATTAGCACTAGTGGGGCTAGTGATCATGCCGCTAGCGGCCATTCCTATCAGTAAAATCATTCGTAAGGTTAAAAAACTCGCTAAAGCCCATCAAGAGAGTAACGCCAAAATCACCGCTCGTTTGAGTGAAGTTTTTAACAATGTGGAAGCGATTAAAATCTCTAATGGCGAAAAATTAGAGCATAAGGCTTTTGTGAAAGAAAATGAAGCGTTTTTTAAAATCGGTATCAAAAACATCGCCGTGGCTGAAATTTCTTCGCCTTTAATGGAGTTTTTAGGTTCAATCGCTATAGCGTTAGTGATTTATTTAGGGGGGAATGAAGTGATTAGGGGCCATATTAGCGTGGGGGCGTTTTTTTCTTTCATCACGGCCCTTTTTATGCTCTATACGCCGATCAAACGCCTAACTAGGATTGTTTCTAATTTTCAAGAAGCCTTAGTCGCTAGCGACAGGATCCATGAGATTTTAGAAAGAGAGCCGGTCATTATTGATGGGGAATTAACGCTAGATAACGCTATACACACCATAGAATTTAAAAAGGTATGGCTGGCTTATGCGCTAGACAATCAAGAGCGTTATGTTTTAAGCGATATTAGTTTGAAATTCCAACAAAATGAAATCATCGCTTTAAAGGGCGAAAGCGGGAGCGGTAAAAGCTCATTAGTGAATCTGATCTTACGCCTTTATGAGCCAAGCAAGGGCGAAATTTTCATCAATGATCAAAAAATAGAGAGCATCACTCAAAAATCCTTAAGGGAAAAGATTAGCGTTGTCACTCAAAGGGTGTTTATCTTTAACGGGAGCGTGGCTGAAAATGTGGCGTATGGTTTAGAAATTGATGAGGTGAAAATCAAAGAATGCCTAAAAAAAGCTCAAGCCTTAGATTTTGTGGAAAAAATGCCTCATGGGATAGAGAGCGTTTTAGATGAATTTGGCGCTAACCTTAGCGGCGGCCAACGCCAAAGGATCGCCATTGCAAGAGCTTTGTATAAAGACGCTCAAGTTTTAATCTTTGATGAAGCCACTTCCGCTTTGGACAATAACACAGAAGAGAGCGTTAAGCAAAGCATTTTGGAATTGAAACAAAACCGCTTGATCATTCTCATCTCGCATAACCCAAGCACGCTAAAATTAGCCACTAAGCATGTGAAATTAGAGCATGGGCGTTTGATAGAATGCTAA
- a CDS encoding neuraminyllactose-binding hemagglutinin family protein, with protein MLRILSVGVVFILLGCQFFNNTTLHLKYKDYPKNSTLKTVFTLNPPKIFFNARFVPPFYQKEFKKAIAQQIAYFLKDKSALTFNISGNVFFSFEESPKDLKAIKERLKKTIEPNADPKSVMRFLNLQASLILECVPQTTCPFDTLLIPTALSVPVDYANRLGDNPSLFPQEDKSYHNALIKALNKAYYSLMEGLEKRLNAIENAAWL; from the coding sequence ATGCTAAGGATTTTAAGCGTTGGTGTTGTTTTTATTTTACTAGGGTGTCAGTTTTTCAACAACACGACTCTGCATTTAAAATATAAAGATTACCCCAAAAACAGCACTTTAAAAACCGTTTTTACTTTAAACCCACCTAAAATCTTTTTTAACGCCCGTTTTGTGCCGCCCTTTTACCAAAAAGAATTTAAAAAAGCGATCGCCCAGCAAATCGCTTATTTTTTAAAAGATAAAAGCGCTCTCACTTTCAATATTTCAGGCAATGTTTTTTTTTCTTTTGAAGAGAGTCCTAAGGATTTAAAAGCCATTAAAGAAAGGCTTAAAAAGACGATTGAGCCTAACGCTGACCCTAAATCTGTCATGCGTTTTTTAAACCTTCAAGCGAGCTTGATTTTAGAATGCGTCCCGCAAACCACTTGCCCGTTTGACACCCTTTTAATCCCCACCGCTCTCAGCGTGCCTGTTGATTACGCCAATCGTTTGGGCGATAACCCCTCTCTTTTTCCCCAAGAAGATAAATCCTATCATAACGCTTTAATCAAAGCCCTTAATAAGGCTTACTATTCTCTTATGGAGGGTTTAGAAAAGCGTTTGAACGCTATAGAAAATGCGGCATGGCTTTAG
- a CDS encoding restriction endonuclease translates to MKKILFFIFVVLFSVGIYLTWHVLLEKALELKLVTSANDLLLKLLAILGVFSMLVLFQGVISSYKKRQLKRILQKIDAMNGFEFEEYSKIFFTSKGFEVTITQKSGDYGADLIIEKDGVKWAVQAKRYSHKVSPKAIQEVVSSKAYYACEKACVITNSYFTQAAQKLAQANEVLLIDRDEWIKFLGGKN, encoded by the coding sequence ATGAAAAAGATTTTATTTTTTATTTTTGTTGTTTTGTTTTCGGTAGGGATTTATTTAACTTGGCATGTTTTATTGGAAAAAGCCCTAGAATTGAAATTAGTAACCTCGGCTAACGATTTGCTTTTAAAATTGTTGGCAATTCTTGGCGTTTTTTCCATGTTAGTGCTTTTTCAAGGCGTTATCTCTTCGTATAAGAAGCGCCAACTCAAACGCATTTTGCAAAAAATAGACGCCATGAACGGCTTTGAATTTGAAGAATATTCCAAAATCTTTTTCACTTCAAAGGGTTTTGAAGTTACAATCACTCAAAAAAGCGGCGATTATGGAGCGGATTTGATTATAGAAAAAGACGGCGTCAAATGGGCGGTTCAAGCCAAACGCTACTCGCACAAAGTTTCGCCCAAAGCCATTCAAGAGGTGGTCTCTTCTAAAGCTTACTACGCTTGCGAAAAAGCCTGCGTGATCACTAACAGCTACTTCACGCAAGCGGCTCAAAAACTGGCTCAAGCTAATGAAGTGCTTTTGATTGATAGAGACGAATGGATCAAATTTTTGGGTGGGAAAAACTAA